The following coding sequences lie in one Lolium perenne isolate Kyuss_39 chromosome 2, Kyuss_2.0, whole genome shotgun sequence genomic window:
- the LOC127335473 gene encoding E3 ubiquitin-protein ligase WAV3-like — MNPCAICLGGIGAGGGQAIFTAECSHTFHFHCISASVAHGQQLCPLCNAHWRELPFVRPADPMPPVDVVQPPQQHRRLPIQPADPVIFDDDEQVGLAAGASADDRRPSGTSYNGAVVVKTHTDYPAVARDSARDNFAVLVHLKAPGTDAAGDAPAPRAPLDLVTVLDVSSSMHGRKLALLKQAMRFVIDILGPDDRLCIVSFSSRARRVTRLARMSDAGKALCARAVESLTARPGTNIAEGLRTAAKVLDERRYRNGGVSSVVLLSDGQDNFTPMRQAFGRGPPNYAALIPPYFARTDSAAGDRTAPIHTFGFGSDHDTAAMHVVAEASGGTFSFIENEAVIQDAFAQECGFSNGSGNYRCPSARALVGCDACWPKRYTDFLLSIALTQAALLIQYVSTGGP, encoded by the coding sequence ATGAATCCTTGCGCTATCTGCCTCGGCGGCATCGGCGCCGGCGGGGGGCAGGCCATCTTCACGGCCGAGTGCTCCCACACGTTTCACTTCCACTGCATCTCCGCCAGCGTCGCGCACGGACAGCAGCTCTGCCCGCTCTGCAACGCGCACTGGCGCGAGCTGCCATTCGTGCGACCGGCGGACCCAATGCCACCCGTGGATGTCGTGCAGCCGCCGCAGCAGCATCGGCGACTACCCATCCAGCCAGCAGATCCGGTCATCTTCGACGACGACGAGCAGGTGGGGCTGGCCGCTGGGGCCTCGGCTGATGACCGGCGGCCATCAGGAACATCATACAACGGGGCAGTGGTTGTCAAGACGCACACCGACTACCCGGCCGTCGCCAGAGACTCGGCTCGCGACAACTTCGCCGTGCTCGTGCACCTCAAGGCTCCCGGCACTGACGCGGCAGGCGACGCTCCGGCGCCACGCGCGCCGCTCGACCTCGTGACTGTGCTGGACGTCAGCAGCAGCATGCACGGGAGGAAGCTGGCGCTGCTGAAGCAGGCGATGCGGTTCGTCATCGACATCCTCGGCCCCGACGACCGCCTCTGCATCGTGTCCTTCTCCTCCAGGGCACGCCGCGTGACCAGGCTCGCGCGCATGTCGGACGCCGGGAAGGCGCTCTGTGCGCGCGCCGTGGAGTCCCTCACGGCACGCCCCGGCACCAACATCGCCGAGGGGCTCCGCACGGCCGCCAAGGTGCTCGACGAGCGCCGGTACAGGAACGGCGGCGTCTCCAGCGTCGTGCTCCTCTCCGATGGTCAGGACAACTTCACCCCGATGAGGCAGGCGTTCGGCCGGGGACCGCCCAACTACGCAGCGCTCATCCCGCCATACTTTGCGCGCACGGACAGCGCTGCCGGTGATCGCACTGCGCCCATCCACACGTTCGGTTTCGGCAGCGACCACGACACCGCCGCGATGCACGTCGTCGCCGAGGCGTCGGGCGGCACGTTCTCGTTTATCGAGAACGAGGCGGTGATCCAGGACGCGTTCGCGCAGGAGTGCGGTTTTTCTAACGGATCCGGTAACTACCGGTGTCCATCTGCCCGTGCGTTGGTTGGTTGCGATGCGTGCTGGCCGAAGCGGTATACTGATTTTTTATTGAGTATTGCCCTGACACAAGCTGCGCTACTGATACAATACGTATCTACTGGTGGCCCTTAG